Genomic segment of Mucilaginibacter sabulilitoris:
CGCAGAAAGTAAGTATGGCCGAACGACGCAGTTTAACTACCGCAGAAGGCGATTGGAATAAAAGCTATACCCGGAAAGTTTTTGAGAAGAACGGAGATCTGTTTCTGGAGGATATAAAAACAGGCAAGGTAATTCAGCTAACCAATACCCAGCAGCAGGAAGATGCACCGGTATTTAGTGGTGATGAAAGTGAGGTGATATTTAAGCAAGGCAGTAATTTGTTTGCCCTAAAACTTAACGGCGGGCAGTTGAAGCAGTTAACCAGTTTTGTGCACTCCGCTCCAAATAATAAAAATAACACGCCACTTAATGATCAGCAGGCATGGCTTAAAAAACAGCAGTTGGAGCTGTTTGATATTATAAAAAAAGAAGCAAAAGAAGCGAAGCAGGATTCGGTTAATAAAGCTGATCTTGAACCGCAAAAAATAAAAGAATTGGTTATAGGCGATGATAAAGTAAACTCAGTGAAGATAAGCCCTGATATGCGATATGTTACCTACAGGTTGGTGAAAGCAGCCGATGGTGTAAAGAATGCCATTGTACCCAATTATGTAACCAGCTCAGGATTCACCGAAGATATTCCTAACCGCTCAAAGGTAGGCAGGCCCTCCGCTACGTCCGAAACATTTATTTTTGATACCCACCGCCAGGCTGTGTACCCGGTGCTCACTAAAGATATACCGGGGATAAAAGACCTGCCCGATTATCTGAAGGACTATCCCGGTGAACTCGCGGAGCGTAAACAGCTTAATGCCGATAGGAAGATTAATATTGAAGGTCCGTTTTGGAGCGCTAACAGCAAAAACACGGTTGTAATAATAAACGCGCATGACAATAAAGACCGCTGGATTATGCGCCTTGACCCGGTAACCGGTAAGTTAACCTTGCTTGACAGACAGCGTGACGAGGCCTGGATAGGTGGCCCTGGCATTGAAGATTCGCCAACCGGCAATATTGGGTTTATCGACGATACGCATTTTTATTTTCAGAGCGAGGCCAGCGGCTATTCGCATATTTATGTAGTTGACGTAGTAAGCGGTGTAAAAAAGCAGCTCACCAGTGGCAAGTGGGAGGTGCAAACCCTGCAGCTGTCAAAAGATAAAAAGATATTTTATTTTACGGCAAACATCGATCATCCGGGCATTACCCATTTTTATAGCATTCCAGTAAGCGGCGGTAACCCTGTTAAAATTACCAGTATAAAAGGCGGTAGCGAAGTATCACTATCGCCTGATGAAAAATGGCTGGCTATCCGGTATTCTTACTCTAATAAACCCTGGGAGCTTTATGTGCAACCTAATAAGCCAGGCGTCAAAGCAATTCAGGTAACCCACTCGCTTACCGCCGAGTTTCAATCGTATCCGTGGCGCGATCCGGAGATCATTACTTTTAAAAACCGATATGGGAATGATGTTTATGCGCGTCAGTATCTGCCCAAAAATCCCGATCCGGCAAAGCCCGCGGTTGTTTTTGTGCACGGTGCAGGCTATTTGCAGGAGGTAACCTACTCGTGGAGCTATTATTTCCGCGAGTATATGTTTAATAATATGCTTGCCGATAATGGTTATACCGTGCTTGATATTGATTATACAGCAAGCGCGGGCTACGGGCGCGACTGGCGTACCGGTATATATCGCCACATGGGCGGCAAAGATTTAACCGATCAGGCCGATGGAGTGAAATATCTGATTGATAAATATGGCATCAATCCTAAACATGTAGGCTTATATGGAGGCTCTTACGGTGGCTTTATTACCCTGATGGCAATGTTTACCGAGCCTGACGTCTGGGCAGCGGGAGGTGCTATCCGTTCGGTAACTGATTGGGCGCATTATAATCATGAGTACACTTCCAATATTTTAAACGAACCTTTTACCGATGAGAACGCATACCGTAAAAGCTCGCCCATATATTTTGCTAATGGCTTAAAAGGGAACCTGCTGATGCTGCACGGTATGGTAGATCAGAATGTAAATTACCAGGACATCATTCGGCTTACGCAAAAATTGATCGAGCTGCATAAGGAAAACTGGGAACTGGCCTCATACCCGGTAGAAGATCATGGCTTTGAACAACCCAGCAGCTGGACGGATGAGTATAAACGGATATTTAAACTGTTTGAGCAAACGTTGAAAAAGTAAATCTGCAGGTGTTTAAAAAGACCGAAGAAATTACCTCACCATCATTTTATTATGAATGATGGTGAGATAGATGAATTTTAACGGCTTGCCTTAAGCTCAAGAATTACTTTGGTGTAATACACTCCATTATACTTATCCGGTATGCCATCGTATAAATTATCTGATTTAAAGTCTAAATTATGGTTGGTTAAACTTACAACTTCATAGGTTGTTGAATTGACATTGCCATGCCCATCGTCTGTGGTTACTTTAAGGTTCTTTTTACCGTTAGCATCAGTAAGTGTATAAGTGGTTTTTTCACTATCGTCTTCGCTAAGCGTTCCGGTTATGGTTCCATCACTTTTAAATACAACTTTGTCTTCCTGTGTAGAGTCAATTCCTAAAAGTGTACCATTTTTATCGTAATAGGATATGGTAGAACTATTAATGGTCCAGGTACCGACAATCGAAGCACTTGTGTCGGGATTATTATCTTTATCCTTTTTGCAGGAAAATAAAAAGAGGCAGATTAAAACAACAGGAAATAGTTTTTTCATTTTAAGATTTGTTTTTTTTTAATTTTCAACTTGTGGCTTATACGGTTTTATTGCAGCTAATGATTTGCTATTATGTAATCTTTTCATTCATTGTGGAAAACACGACCTTAACTCTATGAGGAAAATCTAAATAATTTGAAAGGAGCAAACCGGTTAGGTATATTCGAAAATTATACAAATCCGTACAGATTACATGATGAAAAAAATGATATGGCTATGCTTACTCCTTTGCTTTGGTTGTAATACCAATAAGGAGGAAGTAAATGTACAGATTACCCAATCTGCCGATAAGCGTTCCATACAAATAAGCGGTCTGGACAATGCTGTTTTACAGGATATTGCCCGTGATTCATCAGGGAGTGCGTGGCAGGCGCTGGTACCTGTTTATAAAATGCCTGCCGATACTGATCTGAAAAATTATCAGCCGGTACAGCCGGGTACAT
This window contains:
- a CDS encoding S9 family peptidase, which translates into the protein MKKLLTFLFLLNSVGLFAQKLDTLTIEKIMRDPQWIGVSPSNIRWSDDSKKIYFDWNPNKTSSDELYAITPDNTKPQKVSMAERRSLTTAEGDWNKSYTRKVFEKNGDLFLEDIKTGKVIQLTNTQQQEDAPVFSGDESEVIFKQGSNLFALKLNGGQLKQLTSFVHSAPNNKNNTPLNDQQAWLKKQQLELFDIIKKEAKEAKQDSVNKADLEPQKIKELVIGDDKVNSVKISPDMRYVTYRLVKAADGVKNAIVPNYVTSSGFTEDIPNRSKVGRPSATSETFIFDTHRQAVYPVLTKDIPGIKDLPDYLKDYPGELAERKQLNADRKINIEGPFWSANSKNTVVIINAHDNKDRWIMRLDPVTGKLTLLDRQRDEAWIGGPGIEDSPTGNIGFIDDTHFYFQSEASGYSHIYVVDVVSGVKKQLTSGKWEVQTLQLSKDKKIFYFTANIDHPGITHFYSIPVSGGNPVKITSIKGGSEVSLSPDEKWLAIRYSYSNKPWELYVQPNKPGVKAIQVTHSLTAEFQSYPWRDPEIITFKNRYGNDVYARQYLPKNPDPAKPAVVFVHGAGYLQEVTYSWSYYFREYMFNNMLADNGYTVLDIDYTASAGYGRDWRTGIYRHMGGKDLTDQADGVKYLIDKYGINPKHVGLYGGSYGGFITLMAMFTEPDVWAAGGAIRSVTDWAHYNHEYTSNILNEPFTDENAYRKSSPIYFANGLKGNLLMLHGMVDQNVNYQDIIRLTQKLIELHKENWELASYPVEDHGFEQPSSWTDEYKRIFKLFEQTLKK